From a single Bos indicus isolate NIAB-ARS_2022 breed Sahiwal x Tharparkar chromosome 11, NIAB-ARS_B.indTharparkar_mat_pri_1.0, whole genome shotgun sequence genomic region:
- the KCNS3 gene encoding delayed-rectifier potassium channel regulatory subunit KCNS3, which yields MVFGEFFHRPGPDEELVNLNVGGFKQTVDQSTLLRFPHTRLGKLLSCHSEEAILELCDDYSVADKEYYFDRNPSLFRYVLNFYYTGKLHVMEELCVFSFCQEIEYWGINELFLDSCCSNRYQERKEENHEKDWDQKSNDVSTDSSFEESSLFEKELEKFDKLRFGQLRKKIWIRMENPAYCLSAKLIAISSLSVVLASIVAMCIHSMSEFQNEDGEVDDPVLEGVEIACIAWFTGELVIRLVTAPCQKKFWKNPLNIIDFVSIVPFYATLAVDTKEEESEDIENMGKVVQILRLMRIFRILKLARHSVGLRSLGATLRHSYHEVGLLFLFLSVGISIFSVLIYSVEKDDHTSSLTSIPVCWWWATISMTTVGYGDTHPVTLVGKLIASTCIICGILVVALPITIIFNKFSKYYQKQKDIDVDQCSEDPPEKCQELPYFNIRDIYAQRMHAFITSLSSVGIMVSDPDSTDASSIEDNEDVYNTASLENCPPT from the coding sequence ATGGTGTTTGGTGAGTTTTTCCATCGCCCTGGACCAGACGAGGAACTTGTCAACTTGAACGTGGGGGGCTTTAAGCAGACGGTCGACCAGAGCACCCTCCTGCGCTTCCCTCACACCAGACTCGGGAAACTGCTTAGCTGCCACTCGGAAGAGGCCATCCTGGAACTGTGCGATGACTACAGCGTGGCCGATAAAGAGTACTACTTTGATCGCAACCCCTCGCTGTTCAGATACGTCTTGAACTTCTATTACACGGGGAAGCTGCACGTCATGGAGGAGCTGTGCGTGTTCTCGTTCTGCCAGGAGATTGAGTACTGGGGCATCAACGAGCTCTTCCTGGATTCCTGCTGCAGTAATCGCTACCAGGAGCGCAAGGAGGAGAACCACGAGAAGGACTGGGACCAGAAGAGCAACGACGTGAGTACCGACTCCTCCTTCGAAGAGTCGTCTCTGTTCGAGAAAGAGCTGGAGAAGTTTGACAAGCTGCGATTTGGCCAGCTCCGGAAGAAGATCTGGATCCGGATGGAGAACCCAGCCTACTGCCTGTCGGCCAAGCTCATCGCCATCTCTTCCCTGAGCGTGGTGCTGGCCTCCATCGTGGCCATGTGCATCCACAGCATGTCGGAGTTCCAGAACGAGGACGGGGAGGTGGACGACCCCGTGCTGGAAGGTGTGGAGATCGCATGCATCGCCTGGTTCACGGGCGAGCTGGTCATCCGGCTGGTTACTGCTCCCTGTCAAAAGAAATTCTGGAAGAACCCTCTGAACATAATTGACTTCGTGTCCATCGTTCCCTTTTATGCCACGTTGGCTGTAGACACCAAGGAGGAAGAGAGTGAGGACATCGAGAACATGGGGAAAGTGGTCCAGATCCTCAGGCTCATGAGGATTTTCCGAATTCTCAAGCTTGCCCGGCACTCAGTGGGACTTCGGTCTCTTGGTGCCACACTGAGGCATAGCTACCACGAGGTCGGCCTGCTGTTTCTCTTCCTGTCGGTGGGCATCTCCATCTTTTCTGTGCTTATCTACTCCGTGGAGAAGGACGACCACACCTCCAGCCTCACCAGCATCCCCGTCTGCTGGTGGTGGGCCACCATCAGCATGACGACCGTGGGCTATGGAGACACCCACCCGGTCACCTTGGTGGGAAAGCTGATCGCCAGCACGTGCATCATCTGTGGCATCTTGGTGGTGGCCCTTCCCATCACCATTATCTTCAACAAGTTCTCCAAGTACTACCAGAAGCAAAAGGACATCGATGTGGACCAGTGTAGTGAGGACCCGCCAGAGAAGTGTCAGGAGCTCCCTTACTTTAACATTAGAGACATTTATGCCCAGCGGATGCACGCCTTCATCACCAGTCTCTCTTCGGTGGGAATCATGGTGAGCGACCCTGACTCCACAGACGCTTCAAGCATTGAAGACAATGAGGATGTTTATAACACAGCATCCTTGGAGAATTGCCCCCCAACGTGA